One Archangium violaceum genomic window, GCGAGGACGGAGGCGGAGGCGGGCCCAGGCGGCGGAGTTGTCGGCGAGGGTGGCCTCATCGCCGGAGCCGCCGGCGAAGTAGTCGAACACGACCTGTGGGAGCCGCTCGCGGGCCTGGGCCTCCAGCGCTTCGTAGAGCATGGCCCGGGAGCTTACCTACACCCCCTCTCCCCCTGGGAGAGGGCCGGGGTGAGGGGATGGGGGGCCCGACAGCGTCCCTCAGAACGCATAGCGCACGCGGCAGTACGGCATGCGCCGGGCGAGCAGCTGCTTGAACTCCTCGACGAGCCTGCCCTTGAAGCCCGTGCGGTAGCGCACGTTGGCGCCGCCGCCCTGGGACACCTTGGCCTCCTGGAGGTCCGGCCGCCACAGCAGCTCCTCGGCCTTGGGGTGCCAGCGCAGGTTCACCTCGTGCAGGCGCTCGTTGTGGGTGAGGAAGATGACCTCGGCGGCGAGCTGCTCCTTCGCCTTGTCGCCGATGCCGTCATCCACCTGCTGGAAGAGCGCGTCGTACTCGGCCTGCCAGCCGTCGGTGACGACCACGGGCGAGAAGTTGAGGTGCACCTCGTAGCCGGCGGCCACGAAGTCGTCGATGGCGGCGATGCGCTCGGCGATGGGGCTGGTGCGCACGTCGAGCAGCTTCGCCTTCGTGTGTGGCATGAGGCTGAAGCGGATGCGCGTCTTGCCCCGGGGCGCGTACGCGAGCAGCTCGCGGTTCACCAGCTTGGTGGCGAACGAGCCCATGGCGTTGGGCAGCGTGGTGAAGAGCCGCACCAGGTCCCTCACGTTGTCACTGAGGCCCGCGTCGGCCGAGCAGTCGCTGTTGCAGCCGATGTCATACACCCAGTAGCGCGGGTCCACCGTGTTGGGCTCCGTCTTGGGCCCGAGCTTCCCGGCGTGGCGGCGGATGGCGGCCGTTAGCTGCTCGATGTTGACGAAGACGGTGACGGGGTTGGCGTACCCCTTGTGTCGCGGCACGTAGCAGTAGGCGCAGCTCATGACGCAGCCGTTGGCCGCCGAGGGGGGGATGAAGTCGGCGCTGCGTCCATTCGCCTCGAAGCTCATGGACTTCTTCACACCCAGTACGAGGGTGCTGCCCTTGATGCGGTTCCACGCCTCGGCGTTGCCCTCGTTGCCGAAGAGGCCGGGGATGTTCCAGTGGGAGCGCACCTCCACGCGCTCGGCGTCGGGGAAGCGCGCGAGGATGTCGCGACCGCGCGTGAAGCGCTCGACGTCGGGCTCCAGGTAGATGCGGGACACCTTCAGCAGCCGGTCAAGTGGACCGGAGGCCGGTGCTTCTGGGGGAAACAGGTCGAGGTTCATCAGGAGTGGGTTTGGATGCGCCAGGAGCCATCGTGTTCCGGGGTCCCCGCGCTTGTTCCGGACGGTAGGGCATGGGCTAGAATGTCGACGAACCCACGGACGCACGCATGCCCTCCAACGAGCCAGGAATGGTCATCGATCTCCAGAAGGAGCGGCTCCGCCGGGGCATGACGCGCTACCACCGCGAGCCCATCCAGACGTGGCGGCGGAAGGTGAAGCTGACGCTGGCGGCCACGGCCCTGTTGGGGCTGCTGGCGGGGCTGTTGCACATCGTCCTGGAGACGGGCGGCATGGAGGCGGGCGGGATGAGGGAGGAGTCCTCGGGCAACGAGTCTCCCTTCCGTCCCTCGCGTGTGGATCGGGAGGACGTGGCCGGGCCGGCCTGGTTCACCACCACGGGCGCGGGTCGCTCGGGAGGCCGGTGAGAGGGAACGGCGAAGGGCGCCGGGGCGTCCACGGGGGCATGACGAGACTGCTCTTCCTCTGGGGATTGCTGGCGGCGTTCACGGTCCGGGCACAGGACAGGGTGGCGGAGGCGCGCCGGGCGAAGGAGCGCGTGGTGGCGGACACCTTCGCGGCGGCGGGTGTCTCCTGGCCGCCCGGCGAGCTCTATGTCCGGGCCTTCAAGCAGGAGCGGGAGCTGGAGGTCTGGGCGGGCGAGAGGGGCCGGCCCCTGCGCAAGGTGAGGACGTTCCCCTTCTGCGCGGCCTCGGGGGACGTGGGCCCCAAGCGGCGCGAGGGGGATGCACAGGTCCCCGAGGGCTTCTACACGCTGGACCGGTTCAACCCGCGCAGCCAGTTCCACCTGTCCCTGCGCGTGAGCTACCCGAACGCCGCGGACCAGAAGCGGGGCCCGCCGCCGCTGGGCGGTAACATCTACATCCATGGCGACTGCGTGAGCATCGGCTGCATCGCCCTCCAGGACGGTCCCATCGAGGAGCTGTACCTGATGGTGTGGGAGGCGCGGGCGCGGATGAAGCGGGACGTGCCCATCCACATCTTCCCCAGCCGGCTGGACGCGCGGGGCCTGGCCGCGCTGGAGAAGCACCCGAGGGCCACGCCGGAGCTCCTCGCCTTCTGGCGCGCTCTGGAGCCGGGCTGGCGCCTCTTCGAGGAGACGCGGCGTCCGCCCCGGGTGTCCGTGGACCCGAGGACGGGCACCTATTCCGTCAAACCCGGGCGGTAACGGTTGGGGGGTAGTAGGGGTTGGCTCTCTTGAAGGGCGAGTGTGGGCCAGGGAACGCCGGGAGCCAGGCCGGCATACCGGGCGGAGGAATGACCTGCGAGCCTGGGTGCGCGAGGGAGACACATGGAGAAGCACGTCTTCGGTTCCACGGGGGTAGCGGTGCCGGTGCTCGGGCAGGGCACCTGGCAGATGGAAGAGGATGACCGGGCGGGTGCCATCCGGGCGCTCCAGGTGGGGTTGGACCTGGGGTTGACGCACGTGGACACGGCGGAGCTGTACGGCTACGGCGAGGTGGAGGAACTGGTGGCCGAGGCGCTCGCCGGGCGGCGCCACGAGGTGTTCCTGGTGTCCAAGGTGATGCCCAACAACGCCACCTACGAGGGCACCCTCCAGGCCTGCGAGCGCAGCTTGAAGCGGCTGGGGACGGATTGGCTGGACTGCTACCTGCTGCACTGGCCGGGGCCGCACCCGCTGGAGGACACCCTGCGCGCCTTCGAGCGGCTGCGGACGGATGGGAAGATCCGCTCCTGGGGGGTGAGCAACTTCGACGTGGACGACCTGGAGGAGGCGCTGGCCATCGCCGGGCCGGGACGCATCGCGTGCAACCAGGTGCTCTACCACTTGAGGGAGCGGTACATCGAGCACCGGGTGCTGCCGTGGTGCGAGCGGCACGGGGTGGCGCTGGTGGGCTACAGCCCGTTCGGCAGCGGCGACTTCCCGGAGCCCGACAGCGCGGACGGGCGGGTGCTTGCGGAGGTGGCGCGGGCGCACGGGGCCACGCCGCGTCAGGTGGCGCTCGCCTTCCTGTCGAGGAAGCGCCCGCTCTTCACCATCCCCAAGGCCAGCCACGAGGCGCACACCCGAGACAACGCGGCGGCGGCCCGGATGCGGCTGACGGCGGAGGAGCTGGCCCGGCTGGACGCCGCCTTTCCCCCGGGTCCGGCGCAGCGGGATCTGCCCGTCGTGTAGGGAGAGGTGACTGCGAGTCCGGGGGAAGCAGGCGGGCGGGCCAACGCCATCATTGGGGGATGCGCGGTGTCTGATACCGTGCGCGGACGGGCTGGGGGCGGGTCCCCTGGGCCGTGGTCGCGCACATGGACATCTTCCTCCGCTCTCCCGCAGTCCAGGAGAACTACCACGAGCACCTGTTGACGCGCGGGCCGGTCCGGCTGCGCCAGTTGGCGATCATCGCGCTGGTGGCCTCGCCGGTGCTGTTTGGCTTGGACCTGCTGTACGTGATGGCGGTGAAGGGGGGCGAGATGCACCTGGGCGAGCTCGCGCTGGCGCGGCTGCCCTGGATGCTGGTGCCGCTGGTGGTGTGGACGTCGCGGGGGCTGTTGAGCCTGACGGCGCTGCCCAGGGTGATGTTCTGGGCCACGGCGCTGTACGCCATCGGCAACGAGTGGACCTTCTACCAGATTGGGACGGCGGGCTCGGGCTACCACGCGGTGATGGTGTTCCTGAACGTGCTCACGGGGCCGTCGGTGCTGCCGGTGGGCCGGTGGGCGCGCTTCGGCTTCTACGGGCTGCTGGCGTTGGCGCACCTGGTGTTCGACGCGTGGCTGTCGAGCGCGTCGCTGGCGAGCATGGTGATGATGGACATCACCCTGCTGCTGGGGACGTTGGCGGTGGGCTTCCTGCTGGAGGCGTTGCACAGCGGGCACCGGCGGCAGTTCCACTTGAGGCGGGACATGCTGCGCGCGCTGCGCGAGCTGGAGGCGTCGCGGGGCAAGGTGGTGGAGACGGGGCGGACGCTGGCGGGCTCGGCGCAGGTGCTCTCGTCGACCATCGCGGAGATGTCGCAGCAGGCGTCGCACGTGCGCACGGCGGCGCTGCGGATCGCCACGGCGAGCGAGCAGATGGCGAGCGCGGCGGGGGCGCTGTTCCGGCACTCGCGGGCGAGCGCCACGCAGGCCGAGGAGGCGCAGCGCTACACGGGCGAGGTGGACACGCTCATCAGCGGGATGGAGACGAGCCTGTCGGCGATTGGCCAGGCGGTGGGGCGCAGCGCGCAGAGCGTGCAGAAGCTGGAGGAGAGCTCCGAGCGCATCCACGGCTTCGTGGAGACCATCCAGGAGATGGCGGCGGCGACGAACATGCTGGCGCTCAACGCGGGAATCGAAGCGGCGCGAGCGGGGGACCACGGGCGGGGCTTCGCTGTGGTGGCGAAGGAAGTGGGCAAGCTGGCCGAGGAGTCGGGGCGCAGCTCGGCGCGGATTGGCGAGGTGGTGGGCGGGGTGACGCGGCAGATGACGGACACGCTGCAGGCGGTGGGGCACATCCGCGAGACGACGGAGCGCTTCACCCCGGTGCTGGAGTCGGCGCGCACGACGCTGCGCTCCATCCGCGAAATCGTGTTGCAGAACCAGAAGCTGATGGAGAAGAGCTCGGGAGAGGCGGAGCGTCAGGCGGAGCAGACGACGCACATCTCCCAGGGCTGCGCGACGTTGCTGGAGCTGGTGGACACGTACGCGCAGATGGGCACGGACGTGGCGGCCACGGCGCTGCAGCTCGGGAAGATGGCGGAGGAGCTGCGCAAGCTCCTGCCCGAGGAGGAGCGGACCGCGAAGCCCTGATTCCCAGGTTCGGTTGTCGGGTATCGGGGCGGTGATGGGCCACCGGGTTCATCACCCCTCGTCTCAACGTTCGAGGATGGCGAGGTCTTGCGGCGTCAAGCCGGGGTTCACCTCCACGAGCCAGAACTCGCCGGGGGAAAGATAGGCGATCTCGAGCAGGTGGCTGCGCTGCGGCAGGTGCGTGGCGAGCTCTTCGGCGAAGGCTGTCAGCTGGGGCAGGGCCGCCGCGAAGCTCTGTGCCGACTGGCCGCGCAGACAGGAGCTGAGGCGGCGGCATTCCCTTGGGTTGGCGAGGAATCGCACCTCGCTGACCTCGGAATAGTCCACGTACGGTGACAGGTGTAGCCGCAAGGGCAGACCGGTCTCGAGCCAGGCGCGCGCGGCGAGGCGTTGGGGCCTGGTGGGGCATTTGAGCAACCGCTCCACCACCTCACGGATGTTCACGCCTTCGTAGATGACTCCCAGCGCCCCTGCGTCACGCCAGCTCTTGATTCCCAGCTTGGGAACCAGGGCCCGCGGAGCGGGAAGATCGAGGCTCGTGGGCAATGACAGCTGGAATCCCTCTCCGAGCGGCGCGACGGGCGCCGAGAGGACAGGCGGCGCCAGATAGGCCTTCTGGACTCGTCCGGGCAGGCGGTCGAATTCGACCGCCTGGAGCTTCTCGTAGACGTGTACCATGAGGTCAGCTCATGTCCGTGCTTCGTTGTACCGGCTCATGACCGGAGCCCATCGATGAATGCCTGGAAATCCTCGGCGACGAAACCCAACCAGGTATTGTCCTCCGTACCCCAAGCCCATTCCTTTGCAGTCCAGTACCAGATGCGGCCTGGGTGTTCTCCCATCTCCAGCAGGAGCATTCCCTGCCCCGCGTCGTTGCCTACCGGCAGGAAGTTCGCGGGGAACTTGGGAAAGTCCTCGTCCTCCTCATCCTCGGCTTGCTTCGTGGTGCAGATGTGGTGGGCCTTGATGATCCTGTCGGGTTCGAACAGGAACGCGATATCGCCCTGGCGGAGCTCCTTCCGGTCGGGAAAGGCGATGGTGTAATCGAACAGGCAGCGCATCCCCGGAACGTCGTCGAAGACGACGAAGC contains:
- a CDS encoding spore photoproduct lyase family protein, translating into MNLDLFPPEAPASGPLDRLLKVSRIYLEPDVERFTRGRDILARFPDAERVEVRSHWNIPGLFGNEGNAEAWNRIKGSTLVLGVKKSMSFEANGRSADFIPPSAANGCVMSCAYCYVPRHKGYANPVTVFVNIEQLTAAIRRHAGKLGPKTEPNTVDPRYWVYDIGCNSDCSADAGLSDNVRDLVRLFTTLPNAMGSFATKLVNRELLAYAPRGKTRIRFSLMPHTKAKLLDVRTSPIAERIAAIDDFVAAGYEVHLNFSPVVVTDGWQAEYDALFQQVDDGIGDKAKEQLAAEVIFLTHNERLHEVNLRWHPKAEELLWRPDLQEAKVSQGGGANVRYRTGFKGRLVEEFKQLLARRMPYCRVRYAF
- a CDS encoding L,D-transpeptidase family protein; protein product: MTRLLFLWGLLAAFTVRAQDRVAEARRAKERVVADTFAAAGVSWPPGELYVRAFKQERELEVWAGERGRPLRKVRTFPFCAASGDVGPKRREGDAQVPEGFYTLDRFNPRSQFHLSLRVSYPNAADQKRGPPPLGGNIYIHGDCVSIGCIALQDGPIEELYLMVWEARARMKRDVPIHIFPSRLDARGLAALEKHPRATPELLAFWRALEPGWRLFEETRRPPRVSVDPRTGTYSVKPGR
- a CDS encoding aldo/keto reductase, which codes for MEKHVFGSTGVAVPVLGQGTWQMEEDDRAGAIRALQVGLDLGLTHVDTAELYGYGEVEELVAEALAGRRHEVFLVSKVMPNNATYEGTLQACERSLKRLGTDWLDCYLLHWPGPHPLEDTLRAFERLRTDGKIRSWGVSNFDVDDLEEALAIAGPGRIACNQVLYHLRERYIEHRVLPWCERHGVALVGYSPFGSGDFPEPDSADGRVLAEVARAHGATPRQVALAFLSRKRPLFTIPKASHEAHTRDNAAAARMRLTAEELARLDAAFPPGPAQRDLPVV
- a CDS encoding methyl-accepting chemotaxis protein, which encodes MDIFLRSPAVQENYHEHLLTRGPVRLRQLAIIALVASPVLFGLDLLYVMAVKGGEMHLGELALARLPWMLVPLVVWTSRGLLSLTALPRVMFWATALYAIGNEWTFYQIGTAGSGYHAVMVFLNVLTGPSVLPVGRWARFGFYGLLALAHLVFDAWLSSASLASMVMMDITLLLGTLAVGFLLEALHSGHRRQFHLRRDMLRALRELEASRGKVVETGRTLAGSAQVLSSTIAEMSQQASHVRTAALRIATASEQMASAAGALFRHSRASATQAEEAQRYTGEVDTLISGMETSLSAIGQAVGRSAQSVQKLEESSERIHGFVETIQEMAAATNMLALNAGIEAARAGDHGRGFAVVAKEVGKLAEESGRSSARIGEVVGGVTRQMTDTLQAVGHIRETTERFTPVLESARTTLRSIREIVLQNQKLMEKSSGEAERQAEQTTHISQGCATLLELVDTYAQMGTDVAATALQLGKMAEELRKLLPEEERTAKP
- a CDS encoding SMI1/KNR4 family protein, with the translated sequence MFQIPEAMQSHWNKRGYPKATAADITRLEARFGLSLPAPYVEFVTRFGFVVFDDVPGMRCLFDYTIAFPDRKELRQGDIAFLFEPDRIIKAHHICTTKQAEDEEDEDFPKFPANFLPVGNDAGQGMLLLEMGEHPGRIWYWTAKEWAWGTEDNTWLGFVAEDFQAFIDGLRS